A genomic window from Vanessa cardui chromosome Z, ilVanCard2.1, whole genome shotgun sequence includes:
- the LOC124543363 gene encoding uncharacterized protein LOC124543363, with amino-acid sequence MMGKAGDGTQRKKPYEEIGAIFNGNEVKIRIPKSTTKPPKLTPSQMKLQNQCTCDDDKSICSETCGYPGEYDGGPANRLNFQIPDDICESLTNRTALNSELIYSKKEEHDNLCNVCNVTPSDAPKGVQAQKVLHPDKDVFLLKIGKQTDEPNRTGNIEVELITPRAPAKAKPASHSCKQIQCEEDEIPCCLPCGTCRRGHAKKKKSK; translated from the exons ATGATGGGTAAAGCTGGTGATGGGACCCAAAGAAAAAAACCGTATGAAGAAATCGGCGCTATATTTAATGGAAACGAA GTCAAAATAAGAATTCCGAAAAGTACCACGAAACCGCCAAAACTGACTCCTTCTCAAATGAAGTTACAAAACCAGTGTACCTGTGACGACGACAAATCAATATGCTCGGAGACTTGTGGTTACCCAGGAGAATATGACGGAGGTCCTGCTAACAGGCTGAATTTTCAG ATTCCCGACGATATCTGCGAATCACTTACGAACAGAACTGCACTTAATTCGGAACTTATTTATAGCAAAAAAGAGGAACAcgataatttatgtaatgtttgCAACGTCACGCCTAGTGATGCCCCGAAGGGTGTACAAGCGCAAAAAGTACTACATCCAGATAAAGATGTATTCCTGCTTAAAATCGGCAAACAAACCGACGAGCCAAACCGTACAGGCAATATAGAG GTAGAACTAATAACCCCTCGAGCGCCGGCCAAAGCTAAGCCAGCTAGTCACTCGTGCAAACAAATTCAATGCGAAGAAGATGAGATACCCTGCTGCTTGCCGTGCGGAACATGTCGCCGTGGCCATGCTAAGAAGAAAAAGTCGAAATAA